The Capsicum annuum cultivar UCD-10X-F1 chromosome 3, UCD10Xv1.1, whole genome shotgun sequence genomic sequence ttttaagtatctcgggtctatgattcagggaaatagagagatagatgaggatgtatCTCACCGTACTGGGGctggttggatgaaatggaggctcacttcaggtattttatgcgataagaaggttcCCACAAGCTGAAAGACAAATTCTATAGAATTGCAATCCGACCttctatgttgtatggagcggagtgttggtcggttaagaattctcatatccagaAGTTGAAAGtagcggaaatgaggatgttgcgttggatgtgtggtttcACAAGGGCTGATGGGGTTAGGAATGATATTAtttgagagaaggtgggagtggtatctGTGGAGGAAAAAATGTGGGAAGTGATattgagatgatttggtcatgtgatgagaaggggtacggatgccccagttcgtacgtgtgagaggttggccttggaaggtttcaagcggggtaggggtagacctaAGAAAtgctggagagaagtgattaagcatgacatggagcagttaccgctgactaaggacatgaccctggataggaagatatggaggaaaaacattaggatagagggctaagagtgtggatgagtcgtagccagtaattaggtggactttggtgttctttgtttggcaatgtacaatCTTCTGTGGAcgtcgtacctatgttattttatcatgttccttgcttttgatgcttttgtatactgtctttaatcttgagccgggggtctatcggaaacaacctctctacctctttagaggtagtggtaggGACTGCGTACAccctaccctccccagaccccactttgtgggaatatactaggtttgttgttgttgttgttgtaaatataTTCAATAGGTGTGAATTTATTTCCTGGCTTACTATCAACTTTTACTCAGATCTATTTTAATTCTGGTAATGAGTTAAGATTTATTAATTTCGAGCTTccagaaaattgagaaattttcattACTTTGTTTTACAAATTGATCCCTTTCTTTTTTGCTTATATATTGGAACATAGAGAAATCAAAAGCTACATGAAAAATGTAATGTTCACTGTTTTTTCAGCTATATTGTGGTCCTTCTGATAGCTCCACTACCCTCTTCTTAGTTTGTAACTCTTGGTAAGAAGCTCACAGTGTGTCAACTAGCAGGATGATGTAGTTTTTTCTTTGAGCTGTTCCTCTCTATCATCCAAGTTGGTGAAAGTTTTTTCCACCAAGTTCAATTCTTTGATCAATTTGTGCGATTCAAACTATAAATGATGCAGCGCCTTAAGTGATTTTTACTAAATTCCTTAGCTTTCCAGTTGagattcttcttttttctttttactcttTATAGAATTCTTTCTGAATGTTGTTGCAGATATATTTTGCGCACTTATCCATTTGTAACCTGTTTTTACACTAACAAATTCAGTAGCCATTGCTGTTATCTGATGTCTTATTTAACATAAAGGGAAGATTGTAATCTCATTCAAACTTAATATTGCCTTGGAAGGTGATGATCATGAAAAGACTCCGGCATCCTAATGTAGTCCTGTTTATGGGAGCTGTTACACGTTCTCCAAACCTCTCAATTATTACCGAGTTTCTTCATAGGTACATCAAAATACTGAATATTTAGTTTTGTGGTAGTTCTGGTCCGCCAGGAAATTTGAAGTTGCCAAGTAGCTGTTGTGAAGCTAGGAAATCTAAAATATCTGTGGTTTTGATGTATAACCATTCGCATGCtggaaattaaattatattttggtTTGCAGAGGTAGTTTGTATAGATTAATTCATCGCTCCAACAATCAATTAGATGAAAGGAGACGATTGAGGATTGCTCTTGATGCTGTATGCTAtgctctcctctctctctctctctttctttttttttaaacatcTCCATTGATTCCATCCTTCTATAGTTCATAATGACTTCTGGTATATGTGATTTATTGAACTAACAGGCTCGAGGGATGAACTATCTACACAATTGCACTCCTGCGATAGTTCATCGTGATTTGAAGTCTCCAAATCTCCTTGTGGATAAGAACTGGGTTGTGAAGGTGGAATTCCGTTAACTGAAACCCAGTGAATGATACTGCATCTTATAATAACTTCCCATTTAACACGTAACTGTTTTTGACTCTTAGGTATGTGATTTTGGGTTATCGAAGATAAAGCACAGCACCTTCCTTTCTTCAAGATCAACTGCTGGGACGGTAAGCAGGAGGATTTGATTCAAATAATCAGAACatgcttctttcttcccttttcgTTTTGTGTCCCTTTATTTTCTATATCCATTTAGCTGTTGTATTGACATTCTAATTTGCTTGATAATCTTCTCCTGTGCTTCTTTTTCCCACGACGTTATTTCATTGCGGTGCCTTTCTTAATAGAACTTGTAATATTCCAGTCATGCATACCTGCTAATCTTTGTACATCATTTTATATCAGCCCTTTGGTAGAAGATAGCTCCATGCTGTTGGTCTTAAAACAATTCAGGCTTTTGGAGATGTTTTCGTTGCCAAGTTTCTCCTTCAAAAAGGTGGTCGCTGTGATCCAtggttcaaaaataaatttaaatgtatGCCATGTTTACCTCATCTGAGAAGAGTATCAAGGCTTCCAATTACATATTTTAGCCCTTTCCAACATCATCAAGACTTAGTTTTGAAGTTGTGAAATGGTTTTACCTTGTTATCTGCGTACATGCTGAACTCTTGTAAAAGTAGGACTCCTGTTCTTTGATGCTATTAATTGGAAGGAAGTCAATGAATATATATGGTGGAGATAGTTCCAAAACGACAATAATTTGCGTATTTCTACTGTCATTCATAAGTTCTCATAAACCTAAATgcataaatataatttagtacTTTCTGTTGTTTGCTGATGTTCACATCTTATATAGTGGTTGTAGTATTCTTAAGGTAGAAAATTTTTAAGTTTTGTATCTAATACTAACTGTGCTGTATTGCATTCTTCATAATACCATGTGTAAATTTTCTGCTGATATTTTGTGGAAGCGGTTACTGTGGAATATTCTTGCTTCATTCTGACGCTTGCTGAATCTGTCGTTTTTTGAAACCATACGTTTGGTATATTGGAATTAACTTGGATGACTCTTTTTCTTAGCGTGTGCTGCACAAAATGCTTGCAGTTTCAAGGGTAGAAAATTAGCACTTGTAGAAACATGCATTTGCTTTTGTTAGTAATACTAGGTAATGAACTGTTGTATGCATACGAGAAATTTTCCCACATCAGAAGATACTAGGTAATGGAATTGCCGCTTTTTGAAAGTTTCTCTGGATTTCCATTATTCATGTATTACATATACGTTTTGGTCTAACTAAATACTGCAGACAATTCAGTATTTTCTTCATCATGGTTCTTTTGTTCATCCCTGCAACAGTTTCATGAGCAATACATTTGACTCTTGTTGTTGCTGGCTTACGAATCTGCTGCTACCTTTTGTTTTCAGGCTGAGTGGATGGCCCCAGAAGTGCTGAGAAATGAGCCTTCGGATGAGAAGTATGTTTTACAAACCATATTACCCTGTtcaaagtgttgaataaataGGTATTAGTGAAAGCAACATATAACGCAAGAATCAGAACAATCCTACAAATATCTGGGTGGCATATTTCAATAATGAGTTCTTTCTCCGACTTTTATATGGTTACTGATATGTACAATGATTTCATGCCTTACAGATGTGATGTATATAGCTTTGGTGTCGTGCTATGGGAGCTCTGTACTCTGCAGCAGCCATGGGGAGGAATGAACCCCATGCAAGTAGTTGGTGCAGTTGGATTTCAGCATCGCCGTCTTGACATACCAGATGACATGGATCCCGCTATTGCAGACATTATCAGAAAATGCTGGCAAACGTGAGAACAATCTATCTTTCAGTCATTGTTCCCCTAATTAAGCTTCGTCCATTATCTTTTTTTCACTTCTTTAGGGCTTGTCAGGCTaatccatggttttggttaatacTAGAATCAGTATTATCATATGGTTGTTGGTGTAATCAAGGCACCAGGCGACCCTCTTTGTGTCAGTCTGGCAACGCCTGAATTTTTAGTGCTTCTGTTAATATCTACCCATTGGTATGCGTAAAAAGATCAATTAAGCGAGTTgattattgtttcaaaaaatatTAGCTAAACATCCTAATATCTTCCCTTAACAATTTCATGCAACAAATGATGTTCGGTGGTATTACTGAGGTCTGAGCAAATGATCAAATCTTTTGCTCTATATTCTTCTTTCTTATCCATGGTTACTTAGAAGTTAGTCTCGAGGTCTGATTCACCTCAACTTGTGCCTGAGTTACCGGCCTGTTTGTGTGTTGATACAAGGTTATCTCTGGTTTACGTGATGTAAAAatcttatattttttgttttgttgcttTTCCTGCTTAATATGCAGAGATCCAAAGTTACGGCCTTCATTTGCTGAGATTATGGCTGCTTTGAAGCCACTGCAAAAGCCTATAACCAGTTCACAAGTACCAAAACCACCGGTAAGCAGAGGTCAAGAAAAGGGTCGGTCATAAAGAAACGTGGATGATCCACCAGCATTACAGGTTTAGGACAGAAGGGAACACggaattttatcttttgtttgaAATGAAGACAGGTCCGTATTTGTTCAACCAGAAATTGAAGGAAGACATAAAAAGATCTGTCAACAAACATATACTTCATGTTGAGTCAATTGTtgtgattctttttctttttttattttctggtAGTTGTCATCCCACAGTCCTCAACATTGTGCATCTTATCTCATGTGTATTCATTTTTGTAATCACTTTGTAATTAACACAGATTGAGAATACTTTCCACATTTTCACATCAAATACTTTGAGATGCTTGATTATCCACTTGCAGCAGCAGAGgaacaaatttttctttttttttgaatttaaagatTACTAAATCACACTGttgatttagtttttagttgCAATAGCATGCCTGGAGAAAACTGTGACATGTAGAGATAAGGTAGGGACCATTTACTACTACTGTATGCAGTTGAGTCACTACAAATATCTATCTGCTACTTTCTGATATGCTCATTTCATATCCAAAAACATGGCCACTTTCTTTGGATCCACACTCTCTGTGTCTCATCCCATTACACGAACCAACTTCTCTTCATCCTCCCAAACCCCTCCTCCTTCTCAGCCACCAAATCAACCTCAACAACCGCAAACTCCGCCACCATCTCAGCCGTTAAGTGCGAATTCTGCAGAGCTTCCATCACCTGTTAATGTGCCTAGTAAATCTCCCCGACAATCAACCACCGCAGATTCCACTGATTGGATTGCTTCCTCCTTAACAAGGAGATTTGGCCTTGGTGCTGGACTTGCTTGGGCTGGTTTTCTTGCTTTTGGTGTTGTTTCTGAGCAAATCAAGACTCGCCTTGAAGTGTCTCAACAAGAAACAAATACAAGGTAAAattacatttgtaatgtcaataTTCTATTTGTTTCATGTGCTTTGTTCTCCATATAATCATCACATTAACTCTTCTTTACTTAATCCTCAGGGTTGttgacaaagaagaagaagtggTATTGCCCAATGGGATAAGGTACAATACCTACTATGCTAATCGAACTTTTATCCATTACTTACAACACTAAAGTCAAAACTGTTTACTAAACTTTACTATCACTAAACTTTACCTGTTATAATCACAAAACTTACTCATCAAGGTCACATTAATATAACAGCATTAGATAAAGTTTTGTAACTCTACTATTACAGCAGGAAAAGTTTAGCATCCATACGTGAAATTAATCCGTATCCATCTAACAGGTATTATGAACTGAAAGTTGGTGGAGGCGCAACGCCACGACCAGGGGACTTGGTTGTGATAGATGTGAAGGGAAGCATAGAGGGCAGTGGACAAGTTTTTGTGGATACATTTGGAGGTGATGGCGAGAAGAAGAAGCCACTGGCATTAGTAATGGGATCAAGGCCTTACAGTAAAGGCATTTGTGAAGGTATAGAATATGTTCTAAAAAGTATGAAGGCAGGTGGAAAAAGAAGAGtgataattcctccaaatttgGGATTTGGAGAAGAAGGTGCAGATTTAGGAACAGGGTTGCAAATTCCTCCTGCTGCTACTCTTGAGTATGTTATTGAGGTTGAAAAAGTTTCCATTGCACCTGCTTGAGATTAGGGTATACAAATTGGAATATCAGAACAAAACCATAATTAGTATAACATCCAAGTGTTTGTTATTAAAGGAAAATGCAGAATAGCTAATTTGTACTGTTCTTTAGTTGGGAAAAAAGATGTGTGGAAGTATGTGATATGGTTTTGAGGATGAACCGGATATGGACAGTTTCGATAAGATTTCATCCTTGAAATAAAGttcattttttgatttatttcatctatttcacGACTGAAACAAGATAGGATTTACTTTTACGCTACGATTATTTTGAATCAGAAGAGAGATTTCGATTACAACATTTTGGAGATGGACCATTCTCACTTTCTACATTAAGAAGTAGTTTAACCATTCTTGCAATTAGCTATATTGAGAGTTTTTTTTCCCTGGTTTAACTTTTTGATATTTGtgaatttattgatcaaatttaatttgaatttacaTTGTGTAAGACTCATTAAAAAAGAAATGTTCTCTATAAAGAGTTTTTACATTCTTAAAGCTCGAGATTAGAATCATCTCAAAGGTGGTCTTGAACTTTCGTCACTGCTTAAcgaaacttttaaaaaaaatggttgCGCAGAACTTATGTTTGCTCATCAAGGCATAGTTCTAGTTGTAATAATGCGTGCATAAGTTAGTTTGCCTATGAAGTACAAGTGTTAAAAGACATTTTAATAAATTACGTCCATTAAAGATAGTGTGATGTTGTTGCCTAATTGGTGAAAAATTTTAGTTGTAATAATTGACTTAccttttttaaaagataaaatattgaattcaattccactttttcaacaattataaACAACATACAGTTTGTGAATGATAAGACACTACACCCAAATTTTGTAAATGCATCACAACTCGTGATCAATTTGACACGATAGATAGGATGAAAAGTATCAAGTATTGCTCGTGCATCATAACTTGTGTACAGTGAGCAATATAGACAAAATTTGTGGTTAATTGAACAAATTCATTATCTGAAAAATTTTAAGCACCTGCTTATGCCAAATGAGCAATAAAATTTTAGCCCAACTAAATTTGTAAGCACACCTATTTcgtaacaaaaaatatttaacgAGGTCAAATATTCAACCCCACTCATTCTTGCAGATCAACCAGCTctcttttttcataaaattgtatGTTTTATCTTTTTGTCTTTTCACTATCAAACTTATACCTCATGACACTGTTTATATCATGATACGAAAATATAAGTTTATGCTCCATTATGAAATTGTTTGTTACGAGACACAAAAGTTAAAGATCGGGACAAAAGCGCAATTGGCTCCATCTTAGTTGGCGTTTGGCCATAAGTACCCAAATATTTTTGGAAAGTCATTTTTGAATGGAGTTTCAACATATGTTTGTCCATAGTATTTGAGAAACACATTCACCtttaaaagttttcaaaaaatgaaatttagaatttggatcatttgccaaatactaataaattatATGACCAAACACTATGTGCTAAGTTTTTTTCCCCCAAAAACTAGTTGGCCAAACGGGTCCTTAACGTGTTGGCATAGGATTTGGGCTTTGATCCAACCGGGCTGAACCCGTAAAGAAGAAAAACGTTGAACAGGTAAGGAAATTCATAGAAGCTCAATAACAAAAAACCCTCCTTAAACCCTAACCCCACCCCCAGAAAATCGACATGAAACGATCACTTGCGAAAAATACCCATCTGTATTGGCGCAGTTTTTTAATGCCGAATCGTTGCtctgctgctgctgctacttCAGTTTTACCCAGCTGTAGGCTTTTCACATCCAAAAGCTCAAATCAAGCTGATGCTGGATCAAATGATACCAACGACGATAACCTTCAACACGAAGATGACATCAGCAATAAAGGTCTCATAATTCTTAccataataacataatcaaaattcaATCTTCATTTGTATCTTTTGTTTCaattgatggaaattttgattttcAGTAGCTTCATAATTGGGGAAactttgatgtattttgtttctcTATTTGCTGGAAAATTTAAGCTTACTAACCCTATGGTTTGCTGATGCTGAAAAAAAGTTCTCGAATTTGTATCTAAATATGTTTCAGTTTCAGCTGAAATTAGTTTTTTTTGCTCTATTTGTTAGTAGtatttaatttctattgtatcGTATAGTCAAATCCATAGTTAGGTAATGATTAAAAATCACATTTTGTATAACTGACGCATTTGTTgtagttatgttttactttatttgGGGGTTGTGTTGTAAAGTTACATATTTTACCTTACTTTTCTTTTAGGTTTATTCTTCAAATGATTTATGTGACACATTATATAATGATAGAAAACGATACAATCTATTCAAAAATTGTATTCATTAAAACAAAACAATGCAATACAATACAATAGAATAGCGTACAATATGTAACGTCCATCCAGATAGAGGGTTAAGTCATACTCTATTCAAGTAAATTTCACTGAAAAGTGAGAGATAATACTAGGAGAAATTTTGACGTACTGAgatttgttttttcaaaattattgtgATTAGCACTAGTTTAAAGGTTTCCCTGTGATATTAAAAGGGCGTATTATGTCAGTTATGGATATAGTATCAGAATAGGGATTGAATTCATATTCAAAATTGAAGTTGGTTTCTTGTTCCTATTACAGCGCTGAAAAAGAAGATAGATAGGTTCTATGAAGGAGACGATGAAGCATTCTCATCAATATTTGAAGCCATATTGAAAAGAAAACTGGCCGGAAAAAGTGAAGAGTCTGATGAGgaattgatgaatgaaattcaGGCTCAGCCGCGACAGCAAGATGTTTCCAACGTAGAGTCTGACTCCGATTGAGTTGAAGTACAAGAAGTGCACCTGTATGAGTAGTGCAGTTGTTGATTATTCATTGATGAGAACACAAGGTCGTAGATCCACAATTTTCATGCAGTGAGCTGTTAAGaggattaaaaatttatatattcgtTATGCCTTACTGTAATGTCTTTTCAATATCTAGCAGATTCATTTTGGATCAGCTGAATGAATTTCTATCTGATCTATACTTAAAAAGTTGGAAGCACAGGCGTCCAATCATTGTGTGCCATAGCCTCTAACTGATGTATTTATGACCCATGGACGACGTGTTTTCTGAGTAAATTTCATTATCCCCTTAACCTTCTAGTATAGGATGAATGTCCAGACTTTGTAATGCCAACTCTTTGTACCTTAATTCTGCATTAATAGAGGTGGTTTTCTTGCTGATTCAGACTGCTATGGTTTTCTGGAGCTCACTCTACCTTTGCTTCCTCATTCTTTTGTGCTAAGAATGATCCAATTGAATTAATTCTGAAACTTATGTCTTACCTCCTTCATTGTATTATTGGAAGTAACCCACCTGCTGGTTGGCTCAAATGGAGCATTGTGGCTGCACTTTTTGAAGTTTGTGGTAATTTTAAAGGGTTGATTGAGCTGAGCTGTCTTTCTTCATGAAGCTCTTCCATGGGCTTAAATATTGATAAGAAGATTGTTGAATTCAATTATCAAGAATCAAGATGTGCTGAATCAATTAAGAAAAGGAAACAACTAATAGTTGAAATGTGAAACTACTAGAAGGAAATTAGAATAACGAGGCACAGGAGACTTGTTTGGTGACTTTTCCACATATTTTTTGGGGGAAAAATTGAGTAGTCTGCTAAAAAGAATGCATTTCAGGTATAAATTCAAGAGTGTTTTGATTCTTGTGGATGAAAGAATACTTTTTAAATGAAAAACAGTTTCCCGTTGAGAAACTGATACAGAAGCAAAACCATTTTTGTTAGTATAAAACACTCTATTAACAAGACTGTTGTCCATTTAAACACACGAATGTTGGATGAGTTTGCAAGTTACAACCCAGCAAACAACACGGAAGTAATTTAAGAACAACTTATAAGTAGCTCAAGCACGCAACTTGCAAATAGTTTAATCAAGGTGTCATGACATGTAGCCTCCTGCATGATGTATCGTGAACTTCTCT encodes the following:
- the LOC107865891 gene encoding uncharacterized protein LOC107865891, with the translated sequence MKRSLAKNTHLYWRSFLMPNRCSAAAATSVLPSCRLFTSKSSNQADAGSNDTNDDNLQHEDDISNKALKKKIDRFYEGDDEAFSSIFEAILKRKLAGKSEESDEELMNEIQAQPRQQDVSNVESDSD
- the LOC107862211 gene encoding peptidyl-prolyl cis-trans isomerase FKBP17-2, chloroplastic yields the protein MATFFGSTLSVSHPITRTNFSSSSQTPPPSQPPNQPQQPQTPPPSQPLSANSAELPSPVNVPSKSPRQSTTADSTDWIASSLTRRFGLGAGLAWAGFLAFGVVSEQIKTRLEVSQQETNTRVVDKEEEVVLPNGIRYYELKVGGGATPRPGDLVVIDVKGSIEGSGQVFVDTFGGDGEKKKPLALVMGSRPYSKGICEGIEYVLKSMKAGGKRRVIIPPNLGFGEEGADLGTGLQIPPAATLEYVIEVEKVSIAPA